The proteins below come from a single Deinococcus radiodurans R1 = ATCC 13939 = DSM 20539 genomic window:
- a CDS encoding glycosyltransferase family 1 protein, giving the protein MTRAARTRRVFFIEEPVFGEDADRLEMVTDASGVTVCTPHVESGHSPAESQARTARLLTQLVQSEGLDTYDLWVYTPMELPVAAGLTPRLTVYDCMDELANFRGAPPELREREQQLFEQAGVVFTGGHRLYEAKCLQHGNVYPFPSSVEVEHFAQARQDLADPADQRELPRPRLGFYGVIDERFDTALIGELARRRPEWQIVLLGPVVKIDPAELPQAPNLHYLGQKTYAELPQYLAHWDVALLPFALNPSTEFISPTKTPEYLAAGVPVVSTGIRDVIRPYGEGEMVRVADGVDAFEAACAAALDEAGTAQATERQQRADAYLAGLSWDRTWNEMQAAMESAVQTQQSAAPAPLRESADD; this is encoded by the coding sequence ATGACCCGCGCCGCTCGCACCCGCCGGGTGTTTTTTATTGAAGAGCCGGTGTTTGGTGAGGACGCCGACAGACTGGAAATGGTGACAGATGCCAGCGGCGTGACGGTCTGCACGCCCCACGTCGAGTCTGGGCACAGCCCAGCAGAATCCCAGGCCCGCACCGCGCGGCTGCTCACGCAACTGGTACAGAGCGAAGGCCTGGACACCTACGACCTGTGGGTCTATACGCCGATGGAGCTGCCGGTGGCGGCGGGCCTCACTCCGCGCCTGACGGTCTATGACTGCATGGACGAACTTGCCAACTTTAGGGGCGCTCCTCCCGAACTGCGTGAACGCGAGCAGCAACTGTTTGAGCAGGCCGGCGTGGTCTTCACCGGCGGGCACCGTCTGTACGAGGCCAAGTGCCTGCAACACGGCAATGTGTATCCTTTTCCCTCCAGTGTGGAAGTCGAGCACTTCGCACAGGCGCGGCAAGATCTAGCAGATCCAGCGGACCAGCGTGAGCTGCCGCGTCCGCGTCTCGGCTTTTACGGTGTGATCGACGAGCGCTTCGATACCGCCCTGATCGGTGAACTTGCTCGCCGCCGCCCCGAATGGCAGATCGTGCTGCTGGGGCCGGTGGTTAAGATTGATCCCGCCGAGCTGCCGCAGGCGCCCAACCTGCATTACCTGGGGCAGAAGACCTATGCCGAGTTGCCGCAGTACCTCGCCCACTGGGACGTGGCGCTGCTGCCCTTTGCGCTCAATCCGTCCACCGAGTTCATCAGCCCGACCAAGACGCCCGAATATCTGGCGGCGGGCGTGCCGGTGGTGTCGACCGGCATTCGTGACGTGATCCGGCCCTACGGGGAAGGAGAGATGGTGCGCGTGGCGGACGGGGTAGACGCCTTCGAAGCCGCCTGTGCGGCAGCACTGGACGAAGCCGGCACCGCGCAGGCCACCGAGCGCCAGCAGCGGGCCGACGCCTACCTCGCTGGGCTGTCGTGGGACCGCACCTGGAATGAGATGCAGGCGGCGATGGAAAGCGCCGTTCAGACCCAGCAGAGCGCGGCCCCGGCCCCTCTGCGCGAGAGTGCCGATGACTGA